A stretch of Rhinoderma darwinii isolate aRhiDar2 chromosome 4, aRhiDar2.hap1, whole genome shotgun sequence DNA encodes these proteins:
- the GPR75 gene encoding putative G-protein coupled receptor 75, which translates to MNLSDKMTDFADQIRYDYVNSTSVSHVGNGTLRDIQQIIHTATLVTCTFLLVIIFCLGSYGNLVVFLSFFDPAFRKFRTNFDFMILNLSFCDLFICCISAPMFAFVLFFDTGSNVPDAFCFTFHLTSSGFIIMSLKTVAVIALHRLRMVLGQQPNRTASFPCTLMLTVLLWTTSFTLATLATLRTRKSRICLPMYSLISGEGKIILYLYVIDFTFCVAVVSASYIMIAQALRKNAQVRKCPVITVDTTRPQPFIAPGVDGVQCAVPALYRNQNYNKLQHVQTHAYTKKLSQMPVPASRLQLVSAVNLSTAKDSKAVVTCVVIVLSVLICCLPLGISLVQDVLTNSSSFILYQFELCGFTLIFLKSGLNPFIYSRNSAGLRRRVLWCIQYVALGFLCCKQKTRLRSMGKGSLEANRNKSSHHETNSAYMLSPKPQKKFVDQACGPSHSKDSVLSPKGSGGHQHYAQSSSTPINTRIEPYYSIYNSSPSQEISTPNSLQPVNSTFGFAKSYIAMHYHTTNDLMQECETTSAKQIPVPSV; encoded by the coding sequence ATGAATTTATCCGACAAAATGACAGATTTTGCTGATCAGATCCGGTATGATTATGTGAACAGCACCTCGGTGTCTCATGTCGGGAATGGGACGCTGAGGGACATCCAGCAGATCATCCACACGGCCACCCTGGTCACCTGCACGTTCCTGCTGGTCATTATCTTCTGCCTAGGATCCTATGGGAACTTAGtggtgtttttgtcatttttcgATCCCGCCTTTAGGAAGTTTAGGACAAACTTTGACTTCATGATCCTCAACCTGTCCTTCTGCGACCTTTTTATTTGTTGCATTTCCGCTCCAATGTTTGCTTTTGTCTTATTTTTTGACACTGGCAGTAATGTTCCTGACGCGTTTTGCTTTACATTTCATCTCACTAGTTCTGGATTTATTATCATGTCTTTAAAAACAGTAGCTGTGATTGCGCTTCATCGTCTTCGGATGGTTTTAGGGCAGCAGCCCAATCGGACGGCTTCTTTCCCCTGCACTTTAATGCTCACGGTTCTCCTGTGGACCACAAGCTTTACCCTCGCAACGTTGGCTACATTGAGGACACGGAAATCTCGGATCTGCCTACCTATGTACAGCTTGATCAGTGGCGAGGGGAAGATTATCTTGTATTTATATGTCATAGATTTTACCTTTTGTGTTGCTGTGGTGTCCGCTTCTTACATCATGATTGCCCAGGCGTTGAGAAAAAATGCCCAGGTAAGGAAGTGTCCTGTCATTACGGTTGACACAACCAGGCCACAGCCGTTTATCGCCCCCGGAGTGGACGGGGTGCAGTGTGCCGTCCCGGCGCTATACAGGAACCAGAACTACAACAAACTTCAGCACGTCCAGACGCACGCCTACACAAAAAAACTCAGCCAAATGCCGGTACCAGCCAGCAGACTGCAGCTGGTATCCGCGGTCAACCTGTCCACCGCAAAGGATTCCAAAGCGGTGGTGACTTGCGTTGTCATTGTATTATCTGTCCTGATCTGCTGCCTACCGCTAGGGATTTCTTTGGTCCAGGATGTGTTGACGAACAGCAGCAGTTTTATCCTGTACCAGTTTGAGCTTTGTGGGTTTACGCTGATATTTTTGAAGTCTGGATTAAATCCATTCATCTATTCTCGTAACAGCGCCGGCTTGAGGAGGAGAGTGCTATGGTGCATCCAATACGTCGCCCTCGGGTTTCTATGCTGCAAACAAAAAACAAGACTGCGTTCAATGGGCAAAGGCAGCTTGGAAGCCAATAGAAACAAGTCCTCTCACCACGAAACCAATTCTGCTTATATGTTGTcgccaaaaccacaaaaaaagtttGTTGACCAAGCCTGCGGCCCAAGCCATTCAAAAGACAGCGTGCTAAGCCCTAAAGGATCAGGGGGTCACCAGCACTATGCCCAAAGCAGTTCTACCCCAATTAATACTCGCATAGAACCCTACTATAGCATCTATAACAGCAGTCCCTCCCAAGAAATAAGTACTCCCAACAGCCTGCAACCAGTTAACTCCACGTTCGGATTTGCCAAATCGTATATTGCCATGCATTATCATACCACTAATGACTTAATGCAGGAGTGCGAGACCACTTCTGCCAAGCAGATACCCGTGCCATCTGTCTGA